From one Triticum urartu cultivar G1812 chromosome 3, Tu2.1, whole genome shotgun sequence genomic stretch:
- the LOC125543049 gene encoding protein LOW PSII ACCUMULATION 1, chloroplastic, which produces MAAAPAAAALRPHLSLLSAGAGIPNPTLQTLSFVAPLLCRRRCRRRSSVVLSNASSSPPSPPPSPEKEAEAAPTAESCVNLGLEFFSKGRVRDALEQFDNALELNPNPTEAQAAFYNKACCHAYREESKKAADCLRIALRDYNLKFGTVLNDPDMAPFRASPEFKELQEEALRGGEDIGSGFRRDLKLISEVQAPFRGVRRFFYVAFIAAAGISTFFTIPRLIFALQGGDGAPDFLETAGNAAINIGGIVVLVALFFWENKKEEEQITNISRNETLSRLPVRLSTNRITELVQLRDISRPVILAGSKASVTQAMQRAERYRTDLLKRGVLLIPVIFGASLKVQGKPKGFGTTRSAASAPSIGGDFEKRTESIAAKSRLRAEVRFKADIVSPEQWESWIRDQQESEGVTPGEDVYIILRLDGRVRRSGRGMPNWNDILKELPRLEDLLSKLER; this is translated from the exons ATGGCGGCCGCGCCCGCAGCCGCGGCACTCCGACCCCACCTTTCCCTTCTCTCGGCCGGCGCCGGAATCCCCAACCCCACGCTCCAAACTCTATCCTTCGTCGCCCCCCTcctctgccgccgccgctgccgccgccgcagcAGCGTCGTTCTCTCCAACGCCTCCTCGTCGCCCCCGTCCCCCCCTCCTTCGCCGGAGAAGGAGGCCGAGGCGGCTCCGACGGCGGAGTCGTGCGTCAACCTCGGCCTCGAGTTCTTCTCCAAGGGCAGG GTGAGGGATGCACTTGAACAATTTGACAATGCCCTGGAGCTGAATCCAAATCCTACTGAAGCCCAAGCAGCGTTCTATAACAAGGCATGCTGCCATGCGTACAG GGAAGAAAGCAAAAAAGCTGCAGATTGCTTGAGAATAGCTTTGCGAGATTACAATCTCAAATTTGGTACAGTACTTAATGATCCAGACATGGCGCCATTCAGGGCATCACCAGAATTTAAGGAACTTCAAGAAGAG GCATTGCGTGGTGGAGAAGATATTGGTTCTGGGTTCCGAAGAGATCTAAAGCTCATTAGTGAAGTACAGGCACCATTTCGTGGTGTCCGGAGGTTCTTTTATGTGGCGTTCATTGCAGCAGCTGGAATTTCAACATTCTTCACCATTCCCAGACTTATATTTGCACTTCAAGGTGGTGATGGTGCTCCAGATTTTCTGGAAACGGCTGGCAATGCTGCCATTAATATTGGAG GTATTGTCGTGCTCGTGGCTTTGTTTTTCTGGGAAAACAAGAAAGAAGAAGAGCAGATTACAAATATCTCTCGTAATGAAACCCTTTCAAGGTTACCTGTGCGTCTGTCAACCAATCGCATAACTGAACTTGTGCAACTCCGGGACATTTCTAGGCCA GTTATATTGGCAGGTTCAAAGGCATCTGTTACTCAAGCAATGCAAAGAGCTGAGAGGTACCGAACTGATCTGCTCAAACGAGGCGTTCTTCTAATTCCTGTGATCTTTGGTGCTTCACTAAAAGTCCAAGGCAAACCAAAAGGCTTCGGTACTACAAGATCTGCTGCATCAGCTCCTTCAATTGGG GGTGACTTTGAAAAACGTACTGAATCTATTGCGGCAAAATCACGACTCAGAGCTGAGGTTCGATTTAAAGCTGATATTGTCTCTCCAGAACAATGGGAAAG TTGGATACGTGACCAGCAAGAATCTGAAGGTGTCACTCCTGGTGAAGATGTCTACATAATTCTCCGTCTTGATGGTCGCGTGAGAAGATCTGGAAGA ggcatgcCAAACTGGAACGACATTTTGAAGGAATTGCCACGTCTTGAAGATTTGCTCAGCAAACTTGAACGATGA